In Myxococcales bacterium, a single genomic region encodes these proteins:
- a CDS encoding protein kinase: MTTIEILRGELERLYSLEELTQMSERLLGLDPKDVGGASAKGSFAKALTERCVDGDRIEALVDVILSSRNEVDPRVRDIGALVGEGELAVGTELGPYLIEKKLSSSDLGVVYLAKNARQGGKAYTLKTLRREAARDRRAVHRFLTANRLVASVKHAGLPQDIDAGELTSPRGSTFYVAYEHVDAPSLAQRQARMGATHMNDLKALLRGILQPLAALHKAQLCHGDLKLDHVLLPKPEVMGGDPKVVLIDFGGDRLRPRLATANGSGFGFLAVFGSPRTIAPEQVRGRPSDARTDVYSFGAMVYELLSGKPVFPVESPTDAAFAHAAQKPEPPSAKAPRGWVGKELDEWVLSLLAKDPSQRPRDAQALLDALERLGRGATASGGGAKITASDVEALIAALMAAPGNSDAAMSLEKAIDQGADALPVAEAFLKASEAVDAGEVEHKKSLLFRAGRIFDAAAQDKAQAEAAYLKVLELDPSDDIASVALEEVRKALGKFDEIVEMLLGKSESASPGEERARIMAEIGRLYTNELDDAEQALVAYTQALCESPSTDEYASEIERIAGQNATRWGEVLGTVTEGIKAETLSVTDKNALLARAARWYDERAKRPDMALMAYQQILTTEPANDAAQEGLTLIYRRAQQWPELAQVLVARADAAASTPRARDLRTEAAELFEVRLNDLARAKEIFQQVLAEDPGHGKASDALGRIAEREGDFQGLVRILERRAEARRGNEKADALVKVAEVYEDHLSDLGAATQRYEEALAIDPASLGALKGLDRIFNRAGKYRELLEVLERQIAVAATPRQKINLFDRMAAIHDEEFLDQAKAAECLEQVLAIDPANDAALTSLPRFYRVLNRWEDAVKLLERHAGITHDDGRRVELFVAKARMLAEQVGSPERAIKTYEQVLALQPGHAGALEALAQLKEMSGDAHAALTAIESLAAKAATPELKAEQWLRAARLLDARGDKDGAIERYKLALESNPRDAAASAALRQAFGHRGDYASVLTLIEKELATAEGDLAKARLFGEQAKVYLTKLKEDLKAEQMAKRALELDGTNADALLVLGDLAFEAGRMLEASKAYESLAGRSGVLAKDDAVRALVRFVESVSKSTAPGSSPESRSSDSLPPASTAAPRMTVPPTAASARIVTAVEALQRLAPDDVHSLAKAARVLLDQNDANLARKVYGDLVGKHDKALAGAERAEVLYGLGESMRRVGEFGPAIPLLTEASQCDPSSPLPLRSLAKLYEDKSDWKEVVKTKKRRLDVASGQERFDLLLEIGDVYLQKLNDKPLASKTYVAALEEKPDDRKLLTRLMQLYSEEKDWAKLVDVVVRLADFVEDKKQRAKYMQTAAIVSARQLNERKQALVYYDRAIEFDPSLTKTIDEALELRRQEGDHDGVERMLKLQLDHAKQAQDRSRLPQILDQLGELYQKFLNEPDMAVDAYEAAQAFDPENKQRSELLAELYASDVAQYLDKAVKSQTQILRRNPYRIESYKLLRTLYTDAQRADAAWCMCQALSVLNQAGPDEERFYKRHKSESAAPAKAAFDAAEWDRIAHYDQDALLTKIFAMIQPTILRARTKPIEAMGYDARYAIDLTLHPYPVSQTLYYAAGVLGMTPPPVFQNPNDPAGLGFLHASTPSIVLGRAAFEQQVAPQALAYLVGRHLASYRPGYYVRHLVPTGTGLKAWLFAAIKLCVPQFPIAPDVQGPVSEAMAAMQGDFQGTQKEMLTSLVSKLLQSGGSLDLKKWVTSIDLTGDRVGFALAHDLAVAADAIRATDDGSIPVKERMKEIVLYGVSEEYFALRERLMVTIAS, encoded by the coding sequence ATGACGACGATCGAAATCCTGCGCGGCGAACTCGAGAGACTCTACTCGCTCGAAGAGCTCACCCAGATGAGCGAACGGCTCCTCGGGCTCGACCCAAAAGACGTGGGCGGCGCTTCCGCGAAGGGAAGTTTCGCCAAAGCGCTCACAGAGCGCTGCGTCGACGGAGATCGCATCGAGGCGCTCGTCGACGTCATCCTCTCGTCGCGCAACGAGGTCGACCCGCGCGTACGTGACATTGGCGCGCTTGTTGGTGAAGGCGAGCTGGCCGTCGGAACGGAGCTCGGGCCCTACCTCATCGAGAAGAAGCTCTCGTCGAGCGACCTAGGCGTCGTCTATCTCGCGAAGAACGCGCGGCAGGGGGGCAAGGCCTATACGCTCAAGACGCTGCGCCGCGAGGCCGCGCGCGATCGCCGAGCGGTCCATCGCTTCCTGACGGCGAATCGCCTCGTCGCGAGCGTCAAGCACGCGGGCCTCCCGCAGGACATCGACGCCGGCGAGCTCACGTCACCGCGTGGCAGCACGTTCTACGTGGCCTACGAGCACGTTGACGCGCCCTCGTTGGCGCAGCGCCAGGCGCGCATGGGCGCGACGCACATGAACGACCTGAAGGCGCTACTGCGCGGCATTCTTCAGCCCCTCGCGGCGCTCCACAAGGCGCAGCTATGCCACGGCGACCTCAAGCTCGACCACGTGCTTTTGCCCAAGCCCGAAGTCATGGGCGGCGATCCCAAGGTGGTGCTCATCGACTTCGGCGGCGACCGCCTGCGCCCGCGGCTCGCCACGGCCAACGGGAGCGGCTTTGGCTTCTTGGCGGTCTTCGGTTCGCCGCGCACCATCGCGCCAGAGCAAGTCCGCGGCAGGCCGTCGGACGCCCGCACCGACGTCTACTCGTTCGGCGCCATGGTCTACGAGCTGCTTAGCGGCAAGCCGGTTTTTCCCGTCGAAAGCCCCACCGACGCGGCCTTCGCCCACGCGGCTCAGAAGCCCGAGCCGCCGAGCGCCAAAGCGCCGCGCGGTTGGGTCGGAAAAGAGCTCGACGAGTGGGTGCTGTCGCTCCTCGCCAAGGATCCGTCGCAACGCCCGCGTGACGCGCAGGCGCTGCTCGACGCGCTCGAACGCCTCGGGCGCGGCGCCACGGCGAGCGGCGGCGGCGCGAAGATCACCGCTTCCGACGTCGAGGCGCTCATCGCGGCACTGATGGCTGCGCCGGGCAACTCGGACGCGGCAATGTCGCTCGAGAAGGCCATCGACCAAGGCGCCGACGCGCTCCCCGTGGCGGAAGCGTTCCTCAAGGCCTCCGAAGCCGTCGACGCCGGCGAGGTGGAGCACAAGAAATCGCTCCTCTTCCGCGCCGGGCGCATCTTCGACGCCGCCGCGCAAGACAAGGCGCAAGCCGAGGCCGCGTACCTGAAGGTCCTCGAGCTCGACCCATCCGACGACATCGCGTCGGTGGCGCTAGAAGAAGTGCGCAAGGCTCTCGGCAAGTTCGACGAGATCGTCGAGATGCTCCTCGGCAAGAGCGAGAGCGCGTCGCCCGGCGAAGAGCGCGCTCGCATCATGGCCGAGATCGGCCGCCTCTACACCAACGAGCTCGACGACGCGGAGCAGGCGCTCGTGGCCTACACGCAGGCGCTCTGCGAGTCGCCCTCCACCGACGAGTACGCGAGCGAAATCGAGCGCATCGCAGGCCAAAACGCCACGCGCTGGGGCGAGGTCCTCGGGACCGTCACCGAAGGCATCAAGGCCGAGACGCTGTCGGTGACCGACAAGAACGCGCTCCTGGCGCGCGCCGCGCGCTGGTACGACGAGCGCGCCAAGCGTCCTGACATGGCGCTCATGGCTTACCAGCAGATCCTGACGACGGAGCCGGCGAACGACGCCGCGCAAGAGGGGCTCACGCTCATCTATCGCCGCGCACAGCAGTGGCCCGAGCTGGCTCAGGTCCTTGTCGCGCGCGCCGACGCCGCCGCAAGCACGCCGCGGGCCCGCGACCTTCGCACCGAGGCCGCCGAGCTCTTTGAGGTTCGCCTCAACGATCTCGCTCGCGCCAAGGAGATCTTCCAGCAGGTCCTGGCGGAGGACCCGGGCCACGGAAAGGCCAGCGACGCGCTCGGCCGGATCGCCGAGCGGGAAGGGGACTTCCAGGGCCTCGTGCGCATCCTCGAGCGTCGCGCCGAGGCGCGACGTGGCAACGAAAAGGCTGACGCGCTCGTCAAGGTCGCCGAGGTCTATGAAGACCACCTGAGCGATCTCGGTGCGGCCACGCAGCGCTACGAAGAGGCGCTCGCCATCGACCCCGCAAGCCTCGGCGCGCTCAAGGGCCTCGACCGCATCTTCAACCGCGCCGGCAAGTACCGCGAGCTGCTCGAGGTCCTCGAGCGTCAGATCGCGGTTGCCGCCACGCCGCGGCAGAAGATCAACCTCTTCGACCGAATGGCCGCCATCCACGACGAGGAGTTCCTCGATCAGGCGAAGGCCGCCGAGTGCCTCGAGCAGGTGCTCGCGATCGATCCTGCGAACGACGCGGCGCTTACGTCGTTGCCGCGCTTCTATCGCGTGCTCAACCGTTGGGAAGACGCCGTGAAGCTCCTCGAGCGTCACGCTGGAATAACGCACGACGACGGTCGTCGCGTCGAGCTGTTCGTCGCAAAGGCTCGCATGCTCGCCGAGCAGGTCGGCTCACCGGAGCGCGCCATCAAGACGTACGAACAGGTGCTCGCGCTGCAGCCGGGCCACGCCGGCGCCCTCGAAGCGTTGGCCCAGCTCAAGGAGATGAGCGGCGACGCCCACGCGGCGCTGACGGCCATCGAATCGCTGGCCGCCAAGGCCGCCACGCCCGAGCTCAAGGCGGAGCAGTGGCTCCGCGCGGCTCGCCTCCTAGACGCCCGCGGCGACAAGGATGGCGCCATCGAGCGCTACAAGCTGGCCCTCGAGTCAAACCCGAGGGACGCGGCGGCCTCCGCCGCGCTGCGGCAGGCCTTCGGTCACCGCGGCGACTACGCGTCGGTGCTCACGCTCATCGAGAAGGAGCTCGCGACGGCTGAGGGCGACCTCGCCAAGGCACGACTCTTCGGCGAACAAGCCAAGGTCTACCTCACGAAGCTGAAGGAAGATCTGAAGGCCGAACAAATGGCGAAGCGCGCCCTCGAGCTTGACGGCACCAACGCCGACGCGCTCTTGGTGCTCGGCGATCTCGCCTTCGAAGCCGGTCGTATGCTCGAGGCCTCCAAGGCCTACGAGTCGCTCGCCGGCCGCAGCGGCGTCCTCGCCAAGGACGACGCCGTTCGCGCCCTGGTGCGCTTCGTCGAGTCCGTGTCCAAGTCCACGGCGCCCGGCTCGTCGCCCGAGTCGCGGAGCTCCGACTCGCTCCCGCCGGCCTCCACCGCAGCGCCTCGCATGACCGTGCCTCCGACGGCAGCGAGCGCGCGCATCGTCACCGCTGTTGAAGCGTTGCAGCGGCTCGCGCCCGACGACGTCCACTCGCTGGCCAAGGCTGCGCGCGTGCTCCTCGATCAGAACGACGCGAACCTCGCCCGCAAGGTCTATGGGGATCTTGTCGGCAAGCACGACAAGGCGCTGGCCGGCGCGGAGCGCGCCGAGGTGCTCTACGGCCTCGGCGAGTCGATGCGCCGTGTCGGCGAGTTCGGGCCTGCCATCCCGCTGCTCACGGAGGCGAGCCAGTGCGATCCCTCAAGCCCGCTCCCGCTCCGGTCGCTCGCCAAGCTCTACGAAGACAAGAGCGACTGGAAGGAAGTCGTCAAAACGAAGAAGCGTCGCCTCGACGTGGCCTCCGGTCAGGAGCGCTTCGATCTCTTGCTCGAGATCGGCGACGTCTACCTGCAGAAGCTGAACGACAAGCCCCTCGCCTCCAAGACCTACGTCGCGGCCCTCGAGGAGAAGCCCGACGATCGCAAGCTCCTGACGCGCCTCATGCAGCTCTACTCCGAGGAGAAAGACTGGGCGAAGCTCGTCGACGTCGTCGTGCGCCTCGCCGACTTCGTCGAGGACAAGAAGCAACGGGCGAAGTACATGCAGACTGCCGCCATTGTGTCGGCTCGGCAATTGAACGAGCGCAAGCAAGCGCTCGTCTACTACGATCGCGCCATCGAGTTCGACCCGTCGCTCACGAAGACCATCGACGAGGCGCTCGAGCTAAGGCGCCAAGAGGGTGATCACGACGGCGTCGAGCGGATGCTCAAGCTCCAGCTTGACCACGCGAAGCAAGCGCAGGATCGGTCGCGTTTGCCCCAAATCCTCGACCAGCTCGGCGAGCTCTATCAAAAGTTCTTGAACGAACCGGACATGGCCGTTGATGCCTACGAGGCGGCCCAAGCCTTCGACCCCGAGAACAAGCAGCGCAGCGAGCTCTTGGCGGAGCTCTACGCCAGCGACGTCGCCCAATACCTCGACAAGGCCGTCAAGTCGCAGACGCAAATCCTCCGTCGCAACCCGTATCGCATCGAGAGCTACAAGCTCCTCCGCACGCTCTACACGGACGCGCAGCGCGCCGATGCCGCGTGGTGCATGTGCCAGGCGCTGAGCGTGCTCAACCAGGCGGGGCCCGACGAGGAGCGCTTCTACAAGCGCCACAAGTCGGAGTCGGCGGCGCCGGCGAAGGCGGCCTTCGACGCGGCCGAGTGGGACCGCATCGCGCACTACGACCAGGACGCGCTCCTGACGAAGATCTTCGCGATGATCCAGCCCACGATCTTGCGCGCGCGGACGAAGCCGATCGAAGCGATGGGCTACGACGCCCGCTACGCCATCGATCTCACGCTGCACCCGTACCCGGTGTCGCAGACGCTCTACTACGCCGCCGGCGTGCTCGGAATGACGCCCCCGCCGGTGTTCCAGAACCCCAACGACCCGGCCGGGCTCGGCTTCCTCCACGCGTCGACGCCGTCGATCGTGCTCGGCCGCGCGGCCTTCGAGCAGCAGGTGGCGCCGCAGGCGCTCGCCTACCTCGTCGGTCGCCACCTCGCGTCGTACCGACCTGGCTATTACGTCCGCCACCTTGTCCCGACGGGCACGGGGCTGAAGGCCTGGCTCTTCGCCGCCATCAAGCTCTGCGTGCCGCAGTTCCCCATCGCGCCGGACGTGCAGGGGCCGGTCTCGGAGGCCATGGCGGCGATGCAGGGCGACTTCCAGGGCACGCAAAAGGAGATGCTCACGAGCCTCGTCTCGAAGCTGCTCCAAAGCGGCGGCTCCTTGGACCTCAAGAAGTGGGTCACCTCCATCGACCTCACCGGCGATCGCGTGGGCTTCGCGCTGGCCCACGATCTGGCCGTCGCGGCCGACGCCATTCGGGCGACCGACGACGGGAGTATTCCCGTCAAGGAGCGCATGAAGGAGATCGTTCTCTACGGCGTGAGCGAAGAGTACTTCGCGCTTCGAGAGCGACTCATGGTGACCATCGCGTCGTAG
- a CDS encoding sulfatase produces the protein MTAPPAAEGGATPLASMTQGASLSQAAAAPSALTARAPTRKGPPKGLNVLLVTVDSLRADMPWTGYARPIAPRMTELAKRAVVYTRAYAVSSYTSMSLGALLAARYPSELVRDGYFFGTYPKENLMFPEVLKDKSVATFGAHAHGYFKTAGFDQGFARWEIVPNLKWNNTTDENITAPELMKLAEKQLADPALDKQRFFGWYHFMDPHDKYLPHPGVGPYGKSLRDRYDAEVTFTDDYVGKLVDLVRSKPWGDRTVLILSADHGEAFGEHNHYAHGFELWEPLVRVPLLFVAPDAAPRTVETPRSHIDLGRTILELLEVEAPKEFRGKSLVGELYGAEAEARDVFIDLPPTSDNDRRRAVVAGNKKVISFGAQGLKRVFDVVADPAEATPLKRDDMGDALQRFKAMDDAVKEIPPTKCKEGCLNGAYLKKDGGA, from the coding sequence GTGACCGCACCTCCCGCAGCGGAGGGCGGCGCGACCCCGCTCGCTTCCATGACGCAGGGGGCGTCGCTGTCGCAGGCCGCCGCGGCGCCTTCGGCCCTCACCGCGCGGGCACCGACGCGCAAGGGCCCGCCGAAGGGCCTCAACGTGCTGCTCGTGACCGTCGACTCCTTGCGAGCCGACATGCCGTGGACCGGCTACGCCCGCCCCATCGCGCCGCGGATGACCGAGCTCGCCAAGCGCGCCGTCGTCTACACGCGCGCGTATGCCGTCTCTTCGTACACGTCGATGAGCCTCGGCGCCTTGTTGGCGGCCCGGTACCCCAGCGAGCTCGTGCGAGATGGCTACTTCTTCGGGACCTACCCCAAGGAGAACCTCATGTTCCCCGAGGTCCTGAAGGACAAGAGCGTCGCGACCTTTGGAGCGCACGCGCACGGCTACTTCAAGACCGCAGGCTTCGATCAGGGCTTCGCGCGATGGGAGATCGTCCCCAACCTCAAGTGGAACAACACGACCGACGAGAACATCACGGCGCCGGAGCTCATGAAGCTGGCGGAGAAGCAGCTCGCCGACCCGGCCCTCGACAAGCAGCGGTTCTTCGGCTGGTACCACTTCATGGATCCGCACGACAAATACCTGCCGCACCCCGGCGTGGGGCCGTACGGCAAGTCGCTCCGCGACCGGTATGACGCCGAGGTGACCTTCACCGACGACTACGTGGGCAAGCTCGTGGACCTCGTGCGCTCGAAGCCGTGGGGTGACCGCACCGTGCTCATCCTCTCGGCGGATCACGGCGAAGCCTTCGGGGAACACAACCATTACGCGCACGGCTTCGAGCTGTGGGAGCCGCTGGTGCGTGTGCCGCTCTTGTTCGTCGCGCCGGACGCGGCGCCTCGCACGGTGGAGACGCCGCGCAGCCACATCGATCTCGGGCGAACGATCCTTGAACTGTTGGAGGTCGAGGCGCCGAAGGAGTTCCGAGGGAAGAGTCTCGTGGGCGAGCTCTACGGCGCCGAAGCTGAGGCGCGCGACGTCTTCATCGACCTGCCGCCAACCAGCGACAACGATCGCCGCCGCGCCGTTGTGGCGGGCAACAAGAAGGTCATTTCGTTCGGCGCCCAAGGATTGAAACGTGTTTTTGACGTGGTGGCCGACCCCGCCGAAGCCACGCCGCTCAAGCGCGACGACATGGGCGACGCCCTCCAACGCTTCAAAGCCATGGACGACGCCGTCAAAGAGATACCCCCGACCAAGTGCAAGGAAGGTTGCCTCAACGGCGCCTACCTCAAGAAAGACGGTGGAGCATGA
- the gloB gene encoding hydroxyacylglutathione hydrolase — protein MSAAVVTIPCLSDNYAYLLTCTVTGKTAVIDPSEAEPVLSSAASHKLPIDAIWATHHHPDHVGGVIGVRSANPDVPVLGHVSDRGRIPEQTGFLEDGEAFTFGELSVRVLHIPGHTTGAVAYFVESKDGAPAALFTGDTLFLAGCGRLFEGTPAMMHASLQKLAALPQATRVYCGHEYTASNLRFAAHVEPENDDVKRRAAEVDAARAAGKVTVPGTLGEELLTNPFLRTASVELRKTLGVSPDADAATALGQTRAAKDSFR, from the coding sequence ATGAGCGCAGCGGTTGTGACGATCCCGTGCCTCTCGGACAACTACGCGTACCTCCTGACTTGCACGGTGACCGGCAAGACAGCCGTCATCGACCCGTCGGAGGCGGAGCCGGTTCTTTCGAGCGCCGCCAGCCACAAGCTCCCCATCGACGCTATCTGGGCGACGCACCATCATCCTGATCACGTGGGGGGCGTGATCGGCGTTCGTTCAGCGAACCCCGATGTGCCCGTCCTCGGGCACGTGTCTGACCGCGGGCGCATCCCCGAGCAGACGGGCTTCCTAGAGGACGGCGAGGCCTTCACCTTCGGCGAGCTCTCCGTACGCGTGCTTCACATCCCCGGCCACACGACGGGGGCGGTGGCCTACTTCGTGGAGTCGAAGGACGGCGCGCCGGCCGCTCTCTTCACTGGCGATACGCTCTTCCTCGCGGGCTGCGGACGCCTCTTCGAGGGGACGCCGGCCATGATGCACGCGTCGCTCCAAAAGCTCGCCGCGCTTCCGCAAGCGACGCGCGTCTATTGCGGGCACGAATACACGGCCTCGAACTTGCGGTTCGCCGCGCACGTCGAGCCCGAAAACGATGACGTGAAGAGGCGGGCGGCCGAGGTCGACGCGGCGCGCGCCGCGGGGAAGGTTACGGTCCCTGGCACGCTCGGCGAGGAGTTGCTCACCAACCCGTTCTTGCGTACCGCGTCGGTCGAGCTTCGAAAGACGCTCGGCGTCTCGCCCGATGCCGACGCCGCTACGGCCCTCGGTCAGACGCGGGCCGCGAAAGACTCGTTTCGCTGA
- a CDS encoding GNAT family N-acetyltransferase: MSEVRVLEHIHDVDEAAWNGLVGPEDTPFVDWRWLAALEETGCVRAEVGWLPCHLAAYEDGRLVAAAPAYLKGNSEGEFVFDWRFAELAARFGVAYYPKLVLAVPFTPATGTRFLVAKGFDRERATKLLGAAAIELARSANASSVHALFLTESEVNALAGLGFRERHGLQYHWHRRGAQSFEDFLGRLPTKKRTQLRRERRRPAESGIEVRTLESDEYTPTMAKTMHRFYLTTVDKFMWGRRYLNPSFFERVAERFRDRLAWVVATRGAKPIAGAFNIASETTLYGRYWGADEELPFLHFNVCYYHGIDECLRRGLATFEPGAGGEHKHARGFDATVTRSAHLVFEPRLRGLMERYFDDERAAIARHLEHGADED, encoded by the coding sequence ATGAGCGAAGTCCGCGTCCTTGAGCACATCCACGACGTCGACGAGGCGGCGTGGAACGGGCTCGTCGGGCCCGAGGACACCCCCTTCGTCGATTGGCGATGGCTTGCCGCGCTCGAAGAAACGGGGTGCGTTCGCGCCGAAGTCGGCTGGCTCCCTTGCCACCTGGCGGCCTACGAGGACGGACGCTTGGTCGCCGCCGCGCCCGCCTACTTGAAGGGAAACAGCGAAGGCGAGTTCGTCTTCGACTGGCGCTTCGCCGAGCTCGCCGCTCGCTTTGGCGTCGCGTACTACCCGAAGCTCGTGCTCGCGGTCCCTTTCACGCCGGCGACCGGGACCCGCTTCTTGGTCGCGAAGGGATTCGATCGCGAGCGCGCGACCAAGCTCCTCGGCGCAGCGGCCATCGAGCTCGCCAGGAGCGCCAACGCGTCGAGCGTCCATGCGCTCTTCCTTACTGAATCCGAGGTGAACGCGCTCGCGGGCCTCGGCTTTCGAGAGCGTCACGGTCTGCAGTACCATTGGCACCGCCGCGGGGCCCAATCGTTCGAGGACTTCCTCGGCCGGCTCCCGACGAAGAAGCGGACGCAGCTCCGCCGCGAACGGCGCAGGCCCGCCGAGAGCGGCATCGAGGTTCGAACCCTCGAGAGCGACGAGTACACGCCGACGATGGCGAAAACGATGCACCGCTTCTACTTGACCACTGTCGACAAGTTCATGTGGGGGCGTCGGTATCTGAACCCGTCGTTCTTTGAGCGAGTCGCTGAGCGCTTCCGCGATCGGCTCGCGTGGGTCGTCGCCACACGCGGCGCCAAGCCCATCGCCGGAGCGTTCAACATCGCCAGTGAGACGACGCTCTACGGTCGCTATTGGGGCGCCGACGAGGAGCTCCCGTTTCTTCATTTCAACGTCTGCTACTACCACGGCATCGATGAGTGCCTCCGCCGCGGCCTCGCCACCTTCGAGCCGGGCGCCGGCGGCGAGCACAAACACGCCCGGGGCTTCGACGCCACCGTGACTCGCTCCGCGCACCTGGTCTTCGAGCCGCGGCTTCGGGGCCTCATGGAGCGCTACTTCGACGACGAACGAGCCGCCATCGCGCGGCACCTCGAACACGGCGCCGACGAGGATTGA
- a CDS encoding sigma-70 family RNA polymerase sigma factor: MAETTPLEGALPEQETREFIREHRALLFKHARAYVRQNVEKTSVEDIAREMELMLAQLGAAGSRLTSIASADSYFRTLVRHAVGRARRRHTLIQQVAAGDDLNAVSDDLRALDADLPQAPTREDSEAHEARELLDALKERLSASDRLVFALLIEDDETLEGVATHLLLPFVVVDDARSRILKEAAALRVHADPDRRDPAASPELRREAKLRVLARIAGSVSKMPHVAEPLIALIRNGDMSDDLEDAVVHLAECAICRARLTEGEIEHQSLVVMAIEAPKKSSTDLARAAEEAGAKLLDRGPGRWTAVVDAERAANFKTSLETGEQSQVTRLAVATPVDVPRADRTMSLPPPGDGAGTDAAEVAAWVQVARAPKLRSGGPSPAWAAFAVATVLFAMALAYVLATR; the protein is encoded by the coding sequence GTGGCCGAGACTACGCCGCTCGAGGGCGCCCTACCGGAGCAGGAAACGCGCGAGTTCATTCGTGAGCACCGCGCACTCTTGTTCAAGCACGCGCGCGCCTACGTAAGGCAGAACGTCGAAAAGACCTCCGTCGAGGACATCGCCCGTGAGATGGAGCTCATGCTCGCGCAGCTCGGCGCTGCGGGCTCAAGGCTCACAAGCATCGCCTCCGCGGACTCGTATTTTCGAACGCTCGTGAGGCACGCTGTGGGCCGCGCGCGACGCCGCCACACGCTCATCCAACAGGTGGCCGCCGGCGACGACCTGAACGCCGTCTCCGACGACCTGCGGGCCCTCGACGCCGATCTGCCCCAAGCGCCGACGCGGGAGGACTCGGAGGCGCACGAGGCGCGCGAGCTCCTCGACGCGCTCAAAGAGCGACTCTCGGCCTCCGACCGGCTTGTCTTCGCCTTGCTCATCGAAGACGACGAGACGCTGGAAGGCGTGGCCACGCACCTTCTCTTGCCCTTCGTGGTCGTCGACGACGCGCGCTCCCGCATCCTGAAGGAGGCGGCGGCGCTGCGCGTCCACGCCGATCCCGATCGGCGCGATCCCGCGGCGAGCCCCGAGCTCCGTCGTGAAGCGAAGCTTCGCGTCTTGGCGCGCATCGCTGGCTCCGTCTCGAAGATGCCGCACGTGGCCGAGCCGCTCATCGCGCTGATCCGCAACGGCGACATGTCCGATGACCTCGAAGACGCCGTCGTCCATCTGGCGGAATGCGCCATCTGCCGCGCGCGGCTCACGGAGGGTGAAATCGAACACCAGAGCTTGGTGGTCATGGCCATCGAGGCGCCCAAGAAGAGCTCCACCGATTTGGCGCGCGCTGCGGAAGAAGCGGGCGCCAAGCTCCTCGACCGCGGGCCTGGGCGATGGACCGCCGTCGTCGACGCCGAGCGCGCGGCAAACTTCAAGACGTCGCTCGAAACCGGCGAACAGTCGCAAGTCACCAGGCTCGCCGTGGCGACCCCCGTCGACGTCCCCCGCGCCGACCGCACCATGTCGCTCCCGCCACCGGGCGACGGCGCGGGCACCGACGCCGCCGAGGTCGCCGCTTGGGTGCAGGTTGCACGTGCGCCCAAGCTGCGCTCCGGCGGCCCAAGCCCCGCGTGGGCCGCCTTTGCGGTGGCGACGGTGCTCTTCGCCATGGCGCTCGCCTACGTTCTCGCGACGCGATAG
- a CDS encoding OmpA family protein produces MKLAATMQGMAVLALAAHIFGCAKDGAIAKPKAPSVATTGASAADVQAAADREAARALAGATGPGVTTEGLHLSETIAKACNLPRTEPTAHFAFDSTALPEGDREILAALAKCLSGPLTGKSVLLTGRADARGESEYNMGLGESRSNAVKRYLVDLGVADGRVRASSRGEMDAVGTDEESMAKDRRVDIDVQ; encoded by the coding sequence ATGAAGCTCGCCGCCACGATGCAAGGTATGGCTGTCCTCGCGCTCGCCGCGCACATCTTCGGTTGTGCAAAAGACGGCGCTATCGCGAAGCCGAAGGCTCCGAGCGTTGCGACGACCGGCGCATCGGCCGCCGACGTTCAGGCGGCCGCCGACAGGGAGGCGGCCCGCGCCTTGGCAGGCGCAACAGGTCCCGGCGTCACGACGGAAGGCCTTCACCTCTCCGAGACCATCGCGAAAGCCTGCAATCTGCCGCGAACGGAGCCCACGGCGCATTTCGCCTTCGACTCGACGGCGCTGCCTGAGGGCGATCGCGAGATCCTCGCGGCCCTCGCCAAGTGCCTCTCCGGGCCGCTAACCGGAAAGAGCGTTCTGCTCACGGGCCGCGCCGACGCCCGCGGCGAATCCGAGTACAACATGGGCCTCGGCGAGTCGCGCTCCAACGCCGTCAAACGCTACCTCGTCGATCTGGGCGTCGCCGACGGCCGCGTTCGCGCGAGCTCGCGCGGCGAGATGGACGCCGTGGGCACCGACGAAGAGTCGATGGCCAAAGATCGGCGCGTTGACATCGACGTCCAGTAG